GTGTGCTTCCCCTGGTACGGCGCCGGGAGGTCCGCATGACGGCCGTCGAGGCGAAGAAGCTCTGGAAAGAGTACGGCGACGACGTCGTGCTCGAGAATATTGATCTCAAGGTCGCCTCCGGTGAGTTCGTGACCATCGTGGGCGCTTCCGGCTGCGGCAAGACGACCTTTCTGCGCATGCTCCTGGGCGAGGAGCAGCAAACGCGCGGGCAGCTTTTGCTGGACGGCGAGCCGATGCCGGCAGAGCCGGGCCCGGACCGCGGCGTCGTTTTCCAGAAGTATTCCGTGTTTCCCCATCTCACGGCACTGAAAAACGTCATGCTCGGTGACGAGTTCCAGCAGTCTCCGTTCGCCGCACGGCTGCTGGGGGCAGCACGGCGCCGGGCGCGGGAACGGGCCATGTCCATGCTGGAGAACGTGGGGCTGGAGGATGCCCGTGACAAATACCCCACCGAGCTTTCCGGTGGCATGCAGCAGCGCCTGGCGATTGCCCAGGCACTCATGAAGGACCCGGGGGTGCTGCTGCTGGACGAACCCTTCGGCGCGCTGGATCCGGGCATCCGCAAGGACATGCACGGCATGATTCTGGATCTCTGGCGTCGCACGGGCATCACCATTTTCATGATCACGCACGATCTCAAGGAAGGTTTTGATCTTGGTACGCGTCTGCTTGTGTTCGACAAGGTGCGGCACGATCCCCAGGCACCCAACGCGTACGGCGCCCAGATTACCTACGACATACCGCTGGGCAAGACCGACCAGGAGACCTGGACCGAACTGACCCAGTCTGTGGACCCGGCGCTCGTGGGAACTCAAGCGACGGTGGATTGATGACAACAAGCTTTGCAGGAGGAAGCGCGATGTATCCAACACCCATCGCAGAAAACCGGGTCGTGCTGCGGGACGCCGTTCCCGGCGGCCGTTATTGGTCCATGGTGGTCAAGCGCGGCTACACGCTGCGGCTCACGGACCGGGACGGGGGCGGCAACGCCGCGGTGCTGCTGTTCAACCCGCACAACCCGCTGGAGCGCTACAGCATGGCGGATACCCTGAAGGGGCAGCACGTCTCCCGACTGCAGCGGGGCAACATGCTGTTCTCGGACATGGGCAGGACCATGTTCTCCATCGTGGGCGACACCGTCGGCTGGCATGACCCCATCGGCGGGATCACCGATGCGGACATGATCCTGAAACAGTATGGCGAGGCCACGTTCCAGGACCACTGGAACGACTTCTACCGCAACGGGCGTGAGCTGTTCCTGATCGAACTGGGCAAGTGGGGCCTTGGGAAGCGCGACCTGGTCCCGAACATCAACTTCTTCAGCAAGGTCGTGGTCGGCGATGACGGTGGCATGAATTACGTGCCGGAAAACAGCCAGGCCGGCGACAGCGTTGATCTGCGCGCCGAGAGTGACACCCTGGTGGTGCTGAATACCGCACCGCATCCCATGGTCCCGGGCAGCACCTACGCACCCTCGCCGGTGGATCTCATGATCTACCGCTCGGCGCCGGTGGCGGACGATGACTACTGCCTCCATCACAGTCCCGAGAACGCCCGCGCCTACGCCAACACACTGATTGCCAACTGTCAGGGGTGAACAGCATGAACGGAATGAACCTGGTCGAGAGTGAGCGCATGCCGGAACACGCGGTAATGCGGGAAAAGGTCCTCGCCGGTGCCCACTGGATGGGAGAGGTGAAGAAGGGCCAGACCCTGCGCATCCTGGATGTGGAAGGGAACCAGGCCGCAGACACCCTGTTCTACAGCCTGGCCGACCCGCAAGGCGAGAAGTACAGCGCCGTGGACACGGTGCGCGAGCAGGGCAACGTCTACCTGACCACGGGCACGAAACTGCTCTCCAACGAAGGCAACGTGATGCTCACCATCACCGCGGACACCTGCGGCCGGCACGACACCCTCGGTGGCGCCTGTTCGGCGGAAGCCAACCAGATGCGCTACGCCCTGGACAAAAAGCCCATGCACTCCTGCCGCGACAACTTCGTCCACGCCATCCAGGAGAGCGGCTACGACCTGACCAAGCGGGACGTCGTCAGCAACATCAACTTCTTCATGAACGTGCCGCTGACGCCGGAGGGTGGCCTGAGTTTCCAGGACGGGATCTCCGGGCCGGGCAAGTACGTGGAAATGCGCGCTGAAATGGACGTCATCGTGCTGCTCTCCAACTGCCCGCAGCTCAACAACCCGTGCAGCGGCTTCAACCCGACGCCGCTGGAGATGATCGTCTGGGACTGAGGGAGCCACAAGGGCTGACCAGCGAGTCCGTGCATTGACGGCGCCCCTTGATTGCCGCTGCGCGATACCCTCCGAGGCCCCCGCAGGAGCGACGCGAGTCGCGACGGAGACCAGCAGAACGTTGCGACTCGCGTCGCTCTCTACGGAGAAGGGGCTCCACAAGGGCATAGCGGCCAGGGACGACCCTGGCGCAAGCACCATGCTGCGGGACGACCCGCTGACGGAGAATCAAAACGCATGTTCAGCAAGGTCCTGATCGCCAACCGCGGCGCCATCGCCTGCCGCATCATCCGCACCCTCAAGCGGTTGGGCGTGCACTCGGTGGCTGTCTACTCCGAGGCGGATCGCCACTCCCTGCACGTGCACCAGGCCGACGAAGCCGTCCACATCGGTGACTCCGCTGCCAGCGCCTCTTACCTGGACGCCGACCGCATCCTGCGTGTCGCCCGGGAGACCGGCGCCGAGGCCATTCACCCCGGCTATGGCTTTCTCTCCGAAAACGCGGAATTCGCCGAGGCGTGCGAGGCTGCGGGCATCGCGTTTATCGGCCCCACGGGCCAGCAGATGCGCGACTTCGGCCTCAAACACACGGCACGCAGTCTCGCCGAAGCCAACGACGTGCCCATGCTGCCCGGCACCGGGCTGCTGGAGAGCCTGAACGAGGCGGTGGGCGAGGCGGAGCGCATTGGTTATCCGGTGATGCTCAAGAGCACTGCAGGTGGCGGCGGCATCGGCATGCAGCTCTGCCACAGCGAGGCCGAGTTGCGCGACGCCTACGACTCCGTCAAACGGCTCTCCCAGAACAATTTCTCCAACAGCGGCATCTTCCTGGAGAAATTCGTCCGGCGCGCTCGCCACATCGAGGTGCAGCTCTTCGGTGACGGGCAGGGTGGCGTGATCGCCCTGGGTGAGCGGGACTGCTCCCTGCAGCGGCGCAACCAGAAGGTGGTGGAGGAGACCCCGGCGCCCAACATCACCGACGCCGTTCGTGCGGATCTGCTCACCGCCGCCGAGAAGCTGGGCCGGGGTGTGAACTACCGCTCGGCGGGGACGGTGGAGTACATCTTCGACGCCGACACCGGCGAGTTCTACTTTCTGGAGGTGAATACCCGGCTGCAGGTGGAGCACGGAGTTACGGAGGAGGTGACCGGCGTCGATCTGGTGGAGTGGATGGTGCGGGGTGCCGCCGGCGATCTGCCGGACCTGGAGCGCCTGCGGCCCGGTCCGCCCGAAGGCCACTCCATACAGGTGCGCCTGTACGCCGAGGATCCGGGCAAGAACTTCCAGCCTTCCACGGGGCTGCTCACCGAGGCGGTCTTCCCCGAGGGTGTCCGGGTGGATACCTGGGTGGAGCGGGGGAGTGAGATCTCGCCTTACTACGACCCAATGATCGCCAAGGTGATCGTGCACGCGGCCGATCGCGCCGCGGCGATCGAGAAAATGCAGACGGCGCTGGCGGCCACCGAGCTGCATGGGCTGGAGACCAACCTGCTCTACCTGCGCCAGGTGATCGCCGACCACACCTTTGGCAAGGGTGAGGCGACCACCCAGTATCTGAACAGCTTTACCTATCACGCCCCCACCATCGACGTGGTCAGCCCCGGAACCCAGACCACCGTGCAGGACTGGCCCGGCCGGGTGGGCTACTGGGACATCGGTGTGCCGCCCTCCGGCCCCATGGACATGCTTGCCTTCCGCATGGGCAACCGCATTGTCGGCAACGACGAAGGCGCCGCGGGTCTGGAGCTGACCGTCACGGGACCGAGCCTGCGCTTCAACACCGACGCCGTGATCGCGCTCACGGGGGCGGCCATGCGCGCGAAACTGGACGGTGAACCGCTGACGTTCTGGCGGCCCGTGATGGTCACCGCCGGACAGACTTTGAAGCTCGGGCCAGTGCAGGGTGCCGGCACTCGGGCCTACCTGCTGGTGGCCGGCGGCATCGACGTGCCCCTGCACATGGGCAGTCGCGCCACATTTACCCTGGGGCAAATGGGTGGTCACGGCGCCCGCGCGTTGCAGCCGGGCGATGTGCTGCATATCGGTGACACCGATACAGTGGACGCGGTCACCCCCAAGGAAGGCGCCGTGCCCGAGTACGGCAACCACTGGAACATTCGTACCGTCTACGGCCCCCACGGCGCGCCGGATTTCTTCACCCAGAGGGATGTCGATACCTTCTTCGGCACAGACTGGGAGATCCACTACAACTCCAGCCGTACTGGTGTGCGCCTGGTGGGTCCGAAGCCGGAGTGGGCGCGGGAAGACGGCGGCGAGGCAGGGCTGCACCCGTCCAACATCCACGACAATGCCTACGCCATTGGCACCATCGACTTCACCGGCGACATGCCGGTCATCCTCGGCCCCGACGGGCCGAGCCTGGGTGGCTTCGTTTGTCCGGCCACCATCATCAGTGCCGATCTCTGGAAAATGGGGCAGCTGAATCCCGGCGACAGCGTGCGTTTCCTGCCGGTGTCCGTGGCGGAGGCCAACCGGCTGGAGGCAGCACAGGACGCGGCGATTGCCGCGTTGCAGTCGGCGGAGAGCGAGGCCGAAGCGGTGCCGGTGACCACGCCGATCCTGAAAAACGAGCGTGGCAATGGCCATCCGCTGGGCGTCACCTACCGGCCCGCCGGCGATAAGTATCTGCTGGTGGAGTACGGACCCATCGAGCTGGATCTGAATCTGCGCTTCCGCGTGCAGGCCCTGCTGGAGTGGCTCACGGAGCAGCGCATCACCGGAATCACCGAAATGACCCCGGGAGTGCGCAGCCTGCAGATCCACTACGAGCCGAAGCAGTTGCCCTTGGCGCAGCTCATGCAGTTGCTGGAGCAGGCCGAGGCCGAGCTCAAGGATCTCTCCGAGGCCGAGCTCCCTTCGCGCATCATTCATCTGCCGCTGGCCTGGGATGACAGCCAGACGCAACTTGCCACCCGGAAGTACATGCAATCCGTGCGCAGTGACGCCCCCTGGTGTCCGCGCAACATCGAGTTCATCCGCCGCATCAACGGGCTGGACAGCGAGGAGGACGTCAAACGTATTGTCTTCGACGCCTCTTATCTGGTCATGGGCCTGGGGGATGTCTACCTGTCCGCGCCGTTGGCTACACCGGTGGACCCGCGTCACCGTCTGGTGACTACCAAGTACAATCCGGCGCGCACCTGGACGCCGGAGAACGCCGTGGGCATCGGCGGCTCGTACATGTGCATCTACGGCATGGAGGGTCCGGGGGGTTACCAGTTCGTGGGCCGCACCCTGCAGATCTGGAACCGCTACAAGGTCACGCCAGAATTCCAGCAGCCGTGGCTGCTGCGCTTCTTTGACCAGATCCGCTTCTACGAGGTCACCGAGGAGGAGCTGCTCGCCATGCGCGATGCCTTCCCCAAGGGCGGGCTGCGCATCGACATCGAGGAGACCACGTTCTCGCTCAAGCGCTACAACGCGTTCCTCGCGGCCAATCGCGACAGCATCGACACCTTCAAGACGCAGCAACAGGCCGCTTTTGAGGCCGAGCGCCAGCGCTGGATCGAGACCGGACAGGCCAACTATGAGGCGGATGCCGAGCCGCCGGCTCCGGAGCCGGACGCGGTGGAACTGGCCGACGGGGAGTATGCCGTGGAAGGCCATGTTCACGGCAGCCTCTGGGCGCTGGATGTGAAAGAGGGCGATCGCGTGGAGGAAGACCAGCAGTTGCTGGTGCTGGAGTCCATGAAAATGGAGATCCCCGTGCTGGCCGAGTCCGCGGGCACGGTGAAGCGCGTGCTTGGCAGCGAAGGCAGCCAGGTGACTCCGGGTCAGGTGCTGCTGGTCATCGCGGAGGACGTCCAGTAACGACGCCTGCCTGTAGGAGCGGCGCGAGCCGCGACAGCAGCCGAAAATCGGAACCGCAACCGCGGCTCGCGCCGCTCTCATCAAACATCTGCCAGGTCGTTGTTTTGACAGGGGCGGTTTCATATTGAGTCATGCTGCTGGCACCAGATCGAGGCCGAGTTTGCGGGCCTTGCGCTGGAGTGCCCGCAGTTGGCGATCATGGCGTGTGGCCTCGAAGGCCTCGATGCCTTTCTCGACGTAGGGCTGGCCACGGGTGAGCATGGCGTAGATCAGCCGGGCGAGCTGGTGAGCGGTGGCCTTGATCGCTTTGGCGGTGTCCATGCGTGTCAGTCTTGCGCGATGGGCGGCGCCGATGAAGCTGCGACTCGATCGCGCGTTCGAGGCGGCTTGGCGGAGTGCCTGGGCGGCGATGTTGTTGACCTTCGTCCCCGGCCCGCTGAGGGCTTTGCCACCCGAGATCCGGGTCGGTGGCGCGAGCCCGAGCCAGGAGCAGAAGTGCGCCTGGGAGGGAAAGCGCGAGAGGTCGGGGCCGATTTCTCCGGCGATCACCAGCACGGTGTCGACACCCAGCGATGGGATGGCGCTGAGATCGACCCCCATGACCTGGAGGAGTGCCTGTTGGAGCCGGCGCTGCTCGGCCGCGCTGCGGTGGGCGCTGCGCGAGGGGGTGGCGAGTTCAGTCGGGGCACAGGCACGCACGGGCAGTGCCTCGAGTGCCGAGAGGATCGCCCGATCACAGGCGCCGATCTGCTGCTCGAGAAAATCAAAGTGCGCCAGTGCCTGCTCGAGGGCAAAGAGATGCTCGACGCGCCAGTTGCCATGCAGGCTGCGCGCGACCGTCGCCTCGTCGGCGCGCAGCCGCCGATCGCGTAGCGTGGCGAGCTGCCACGGATCCCGCTCACCGGCGACAATCGCCCGCAGGATGCGCATCGCCGTCTTGCCCTTGAGGTCGCTGACGACATGGCCCAGATGCACGTTCATCTGCGCCAGCGCCTTGTGCATGTGGTTCAGACACCACGACTGGGCCTGGATCCGGCGACTGCGCTGGCGCACGAACGCACGCAGCGTGCACACCGCATCACCCGGGCGAAAGGCACCGCTCAACAAACCGTGGCTCATCAACTGCCAGATCCACTGACAGTCGAGCACATCGGACTTGCGCCCCGAGACCTGCCGCGTGGCCCGGGAGTTGACCAGCAGAACCTCAAAGCCCCGTGCATCAAGCACCTCAAAGGGCGCAATCCAGTACACCCCGTCGCCTCCATCGCCACCTG
The DNA window shown above is from Aquisalimonas sp. 2447 and carries:
- a CDS encoding ABC transporter ATP-binding protein translates to MTAVEAKKLWKEYGDDVVLENIDLKVASGEFVTIVGASGCGKTTFLRMLLGEEQQTRGQLLLDGEPMPAEPGPDRGVVFQKYSVFPHLTALKNVMLGDEFQQSPFAARLLGAARRRARERAMSMLENVGLEDARDKYPTELSGGMQQRLAIAQALMKDPGVLLLDEPFGALDPGIRKDMHGMILDLWRRTGITIFMITHDLKEGFDLGTRLLVFDKVRHDPQAPNAYGAQITYDIPLGKTDQETWTELTQSVDPALVGTQATVD
- a CDS encoding urea amidolyase associated protein UAAP1, encoding MYPTPIAENRVVLRDAVPGGRYWSMVVKRGYTLRLTDRDGGGNAAVLLFNPHNPLERYSMADTLKGQHVSRLQRGNMLFSDMGRTMFSIVGDTVGWHDPIGGITDADMILKQYGEATFQDHWNDFYRNGRELFLIELGKWGLGKRDLVPNINFFSKVVVGDDGGMNYVPENSQAGDSVDLRAESDTLVVLNTAPHPMVPGSTYAPSPVDLMIYRSAPVADDDYCLHHSPENARAYANTLIANCQG
- a CDS encoding urea amidolyase associated protein UAAP2, producing MNLVESERMPEHAVMREKVLAGAHWMGEVKKGQTLRILDVEGNQAADTLFYSLADPQGEKYSAVDTVREQGNVYLTTGTKLLSNEGNVMLTITADTCGRHDTLGGACSAEANQMRYALDKKPMHSCRDNFVHAIQESGYDLTKRDVVSNINFFMNVPLTPEGGLSFQDGISGPGKYVEMRAEMDVIVLLSNCPQLNNPCSGFNPTPLEMIVWD
- the uca gene encoding urea carboxylase, producing MFSKVLIANRGAIACRIIRTLKRLGVHSVAVYSEADRHSLHVHQADEAVHIGDSAASASYLDADRILRVARETGAEAIHPGYGFLSENAEFAEACEAAGIAFIGPTGQQMRDFGLKHTARSLAEANDVPMLPGTGLLESLNEAVGEAERIGYPVMLKSTAGGGGIGMQLCHSEAELRDAYDSVKRLSQNNFSNSGIFLEKFVRRARHIEVQLFGDGQGGVIALGERDCSLQRRNQKVVEETPAPNITDAVRADLLTAAEKLGRGVNYRSAGTVEYIFDADTGEFYFLEVNTRLQVEHGVTEEVTGVDLVEWMVRGAAGDLPDLERLRPGPPEGHSIQVRLYAEDPGKNFQPSTGLLTEAVFPEGVRVDTWVERGSEISPYYDPMIAKVIVHAADRAAAIEKMQTALAATELHGLETNLLYLRQVIADHTFGKGEATTQYLNSFTYHAPTIDVVSPGTQTTVQDWPGRVGYWDIGVPPSGPMDMLAFRMGNRIVGNDEGAAGLELTVTGPSLRFNTDAVIALTGAAMRAKLDGEPLTFWRPVMVTAGQTLKLGPVQGAGTRAYLLVAGGIDVPLHMGSRATFTLGQMGGHGARALQPGDVLHIGDTDTVDAVTPKEGAVPEYGNHWNIRTVYGPHGAPDFFTQRDVDTFFGTDWEIHYNSSRTGVRLVGPKPEWAREDGGEAGLHPSNIHDNAYAIGTIDFTGDMPVILGPDGPSLGGFVCPATIISADLWKMGQLNPGDSVRFLPVSVAEANRLEAAQDAAIAALQSAESEAEAVPVTTPILKNERGNGHPLGVTYRPAGDKYLLVEYGPIELDLNLRFRVQALLEWLTEQRITGITEMTPGVRSLQIHYEPKQLPLAQLMQLLEQAEAELKDLSEAELPSRIIHLPLAWDDSQTQLATRKYMQSVRSDAPWCPRNIEFIRRINGLDSEEDVKRIVFDASYLVMGLGDVYLSAPLATPVDPRHRLVTTKYNPARTWTPENAVGIGGSYMCIYGMEGPGGYQFVGRTLQIWNRYKVTPEFQQPWLLRFFDQIRFYEVTEEELLAMRDAFPKGGLRIDIEETTFSLKRYNAFLAANRDSIDTFKTQQQAAFEAERQRWIETGQANYEADAEPPAPEPDAVELADGEYAVEGHVHGSLWALDVKEGDRVEEDQQLLVLESMKMEIPVLAESAGTVKRVLGSEGSQVTPGQVLLVIAEDVQ